From the Thermovirga lienii DSM 17291 genome, one window contains:
- a CDS encoding metal dependent phosphohydrolase (PFAM: HD domain~TIGRFAM: uncharacterized domain HDIG~COGs: COG3481 HD-superfamily hydrolase~InterPro IPR006674: IPR006675: IPR003607~KEGG: aco:Amico_0370 metal dependent phosphohydrolase~PFAM: metal-dependent phosphohydrolase HD sub domain~SMART: metal-dependent phosphohydrolase HD region~SPTR: 3'-5' exoribonuclease YhaM;~TIGRFAM: metal dependent phophohydrolase): protein MEHKDIKKVMDLASPVSNLPKTRNIGDIKNLEPGERFRAVVALTAAKQRRDKNDRIFWEVSVMDSFGNLEAKVWSDAKWWNAKNGNKEPMVAENINPQEDLLNKPVGVIGVVTEFKGRLQYNFNEVYLLDPGKHPISSFLQKSPVPLAEMEKNFWSIVEKCGDPVKGFLHFVFRGDLWETFRDAPAAVSHHHAYVHGLLEHTLAVASSAIAIGESYVARDFPVDMDTLIAGALLHDLGKVEAYSLEPFPSMTLKGTVIDHIPLGYARFINLASEYDLCEDVTLAVGHIIISHHGRKEYGSPVLPATPEALIVSMADELDFILHCWEATGVQGDGEITDFSYSAQRRFWKRSATKDKKGE, encoded by the coding sequence TTGGAGCATAAGGACATAAAAAAGGTGATGGACTTGGCTTCTCCGGTAAGCAATCTACCGAAAACCCGGAATATTGGAGACATAAAAAACCTAGAACCTGGCGAGCGTTTTCGGGCTGTTGTGGCCCTCACCGCGGCAAAGCAAAGGAGAGATAAAAACGACAGGATTTTTTGGGAAGTATCCGTAATGGACTCCTTTGGAAACCTTGAGGCGAAGGTTTGGTCTGATGCCAAATGGTGGAACGCAAAAAATGGCAACAAGGAGCCCATGGTGGCTGAAAACATAAACCCCCAAGAAGATCTTTTAAACAAGCCTGTGGGGGTAATAGGTGTAGTTACAGAATTCAAGGGCAGGTTGCAGTATAACTTCAACGAAGTTTATCTTTTGGATCCGGGGAAACACCCCATTTCCAGCTTCCTTCAGAAATCCCCTGTTCCTTTGGCGGAGATGGAAAAAAATTTCTGGAGCATAGTGGAAAAATGCGGGGACCCTGTTAAGGGGTTTTTGCATTTTGTGTTCAGAGGCGACTTATGGGAAACCTTCAGGGACGCTCCTGCTGCGGTATCCCACCATCATGCTTACGTACATGGCCTTTTGGAGCATACTCTAGCTGTAGCGAGTTCAGCGATTGCCATAGGCGAGTCCTACGTTGCCAGGGACTTTCCTGTAGACATGGATACGTTGATAGCAGGGGCTTTACTCCATGATCTTGGCAAAGTTGAGGCTTATTCCCTTGAACCCTTTCCAAGTATGACCCTCAAGGGGACGGTAATAGACCACATCCCGTTAGGCTACGCTAGATTCATCAATCTTGCGTCGGAATATGACCTTTGCGAAGATGTAACTTTGGCTGTGGGACACATAATAATAAGCCATCATGGAAGGAAGGAATATGGGTCTCCAGTTTTACCGGCTACCCCGGAGGCTTTGATCGTCTCCATGGCGGATGAGCTTGATTTTATATTGCACTGTTGGGAAGCGACCGGAGTACAGGGAGATGGCGAGATCACTGATTTTAGCTATTCCGCCCAGAGGCGCTTTTGGAAGCGGTCAGCGACAAAAGACAAAAAGGGAGAATAA
- a CDS encoding pseudouridine synthase, RluA family (PFAM: RNA pseudouridylate synthase~TIGRFAM: pseudouridine synthase, RluA family~COGs: COG0564 Pseudouridylate synthase 23S RNA-specific~InterPro IPR006224: IPR002942: IPR006145: IPR006225~KEGG: aco:Amico_0371 pseudouridine synthase, RluA family~PFAM: pseudouridine synthase~SPTR: Ribosomal large subunit pseudouridine synthase D;~TIGRFAM: pseudouridine synthase, RluA family): MPFKFKIDNHQQGRRLDKVLRGKWPNLPLGALMKYFRKRQILVNGSPANYNDKVIAGQEIQVPWDDSPVKKNITPQGPSVRVHLDIIYADSNICIINKPWNLLTQPAKRNDDSVIARIIKELGWRDNSFLPTPVHRLDRNTSGILVVALNGEALRVLNEAWRNGKVRKKYLALVSGNPKDKGTVKVALVKDTSKNMVTPVKSEGLNAETRYRTIKGNGDVALVSLELLTGRPHQARAHMAYVGNPIIGDRKYGDQKINQKWVQKGIKRPLLHARTITFDENFPAPLEYLSGRTFNAPPPDDFLSVLRERGWHIYNWGV; this comes from the coding sequence ATGCCGTTTAAGTTCAAGATCGATAATCATCAGCAGGGGCGCAGGCTAGACAAGGTGTTGAGGGGTAAATGGCCTAATTTGCCTCTGGGGGCATTGATGAAATACTTCAGAAAAAGACAAATCTTGGTAAATGGTAGCCCCGCAAATTACAATGACAAAGTGATTGCAGGACAGGAAATACAGGTGCCATGGGATGACTCCCCTGTGAAGAAAAACATTACTCCTCAAGGGCCTTCGGTTAGAGTTCATCTGGACATAATCTATGCTGATAGCAACATATGCATAATCAATAAACCATGGAACTTGTTGACACAACCAGCCAAAAGGAACGATGACTCTGTAATAGCGAGGATAATAAAGGAACTTGGTTGGCGGGACAATTCTTTCCTTCCCACCCCTGTTCACCGATTGGATAGAAATACTTCTGGAATTTTGGTGGTGGCCTTGAATGGAGAGGCTCTAAGGGTTCTGAACGAAGCTTGGAGGAATGGAAAGGTGAGAAAGAAGTATCTTGCCCTCGTGTCGGGGAATCCTAAGGATAAGGGAACTGTAAAAGTCGCTCTGGTCAAAGACACCTCAAAAAATATGGTGACGCCGGTAAAATCAGAGGGGCTCAATGCGGAGACTAGATACCGTACGATCAAGGGCAATGGAGATGTAGCCTTGGTGAGTCTGGAGCTTCTCACAGGGAGGCCCCATCAAGCCAGGGCCCATATGGCCTATGTGGGCAATCCCATTATAGGGGATAGAAAATATGGGGACCAAAAGATAAACCAAAAGTGGGTTCAAAAGGGCATAAAAAGACCGTTGCTACATGCAAGGACCATAACGTTTGATGAAAATTTTCCTGCGCCCTTAGAGTACCTTTCAGGTAGGACTTTCAATGCACCTCCGCCCGATGATTTTTTGTCTGTCCTGAGGGAAAGGGGTTGGCATATATACAATTGGGGGGTATAA
- a CDS encoding Glutamate dehydrogenase (NADP(+)) (PFAM: Glutamate/Leucine/Phenylalanine/Valine dehydrogenase; Glu/Leu/Phe/Val dehydrogenase, dimerisation domain~COGs: COG0334 Glutamate dehydrogenase/leucine dehydrogenase~InterPro IPR014362: IPR006095: IPR006097: IPR006096~KEGG: mvn:Mevan_1556 glutamate dehydrogenase~PFAM: Glu/Leu/Phe/Val dehydrogenase ; Glu/Leu/Phe/Val dehydrogenase dimerisation region~PRIAM: Glutamate dehydrogenase (NADP(+))~SPTR: Glutamate dehydrogenase (NADP(+))): MSWVDEVLEKQVKERWPWQKEFIQAVTEFVNAVRPVLESDPKYKKHAILERIIVPERTIIFRVTWERDNGDIEVNYGYRIQMNSALGPYKGGLRFHPTVNLSVLKFLAFEQIFKNSLTGLPLGGGKGGSNFDPKGKSDDEVRRFCQAFMTELYRHVGSDIDVPAGDIGVGAREIGYLFGQYKKIANLHDGGVLTGKTVGWGGSLIRPEATGYGCVYFAEEMLKTKGDSIGGKRVLISGSGNVAQYAAEKVNQLGGKVISLSDSGGTVIDEDGISGEKWEYVMELKNVKRGRIKEYVEKFPTAKYYEGKRPWGLAEAEIAMPCATQNELDLDDAKALVKNGCMVVAEGSNMPTTLEATDYLLENKVLFAPGKASNAGGVATSGLEMSQNSMRLFWTKEEVDSKLHNIMVNIHQSCLDAAKEFGHPGNYVVGANIAGFLRVAKAMIDQGF; this comes from the coding sequence GTGAGTTGGGTGGATGAAGTACTTGAAAAACAGGTCAAGGAAAGATGGCCATGGCAGAAGGAGTTTATTCAGGCGGTTACAGAGTTCGTCAACGCAGTAAGGCCAGTCCTGGAGAGCGACCCCAAGTACAAAAAGCATGCCATTCTTGAGAGAATCATAGTCCCCGAGAGAACCATTATTTTCAGGGTCACCTGGGAGAGGGACAATGGAGATATCGAAGTAAACTACGGGTACAGAATCCAGATGAACAGCGCCCTTGGTCCATACAAGGGTGGTTTGAGATTCCATCCTACAGTTAACCTCAGCGTTCTCAAGTTCCTCGCCTTTGAGCAGATTTTCAAAAATTCCCTCACTGGCTTGCCCCTCGGCGGCGGTAAGGGTGGAAGCAACTTTGACCCCAAGGGTAAGAGCGACGACGAGGTGCGTCGTTTCTGCCAAGCTTTCATGACTGAGCTTTATCGTCACGTCGGTTCCGATATAGATGTTCCAGCGGGCGACATAGGCGTAGGAGCAAGGGAGATAGGTTACCTGTTTGGCCAGTACAAGAAGATTGCAAACCTCCACGACGGCGGCGTTCTAACCGGAAAGACTGTCGGTTGGGGCGGAAGTTTGATCAGACCAGAGGCCACTGGTTACGGCTGCGTATACTTCGCCGAGGAGATGCTAAAGACCAAGGGTGATTCCATCGGTGGAAAGAGAGTTCTTATCTCCGGTTCTGGTAACGTTGCTCAGTACGCTGCTGAGAAGGTCAACCAGCTGGGTGGTAAGGTAATATCCCTCTCCGACTCTGGCGGTACCGTTATCGACGAGGACGGAATCAGCGGCGAGAAGTGGGAGTACGTCATGGAGCTCAAGAACGTCAAGAGGGGCAGGATCAAGGAGTACGTCGAGAAGTTCCCAACGGCCAAGTACTACGAAGGCAAGAGGCCATGGGGTCTTGCGGAGGCAGAGATAGCCATGCCCTGCGCAACCCAGAACGAGCTGGATCTCGACGATGCGAAGGCCCTCGTCAAGAACGGCTGCATGGTCGTAGCAGAAGGTTCTAACATGCCCACGACCTTGGAGGCAACGGACTACCTCCTCGAGAACAAGGTGCTCTTTGCTCCCGGTAAGGCTTCCAACGCTGGTGGTGTTGCCACCTCTGGTCTTGAGATGTCTCAGAACAGCATGAGGCTTTTCTGGACCAAGGAAGAAGTTGATAGCAAGCTTCACAACATTATGGTGAACATTCACCAGAGCTGCTTGGATGCTGCTAAGGAGTTCGGTCATCCTGGAAACTACGTTGTTGGAGCCAATATCGCTGGTTTCCTCCGCGTAGCCAAGGCAATGATAGACCAGGGCTTCTAA